The following is a genomic window from Verrucomicrobiales bacterium.
GGCGACTCAGGCTCTTTTCGAAGCTGTGCGGCTGGGCGATCCCGCTCAACGAAGCAACCTTGAGTCCCTTAATCAAGTCCAGACCGTGCTGTTCCCCCGTAAACACATCCTCAAAATAGAGGGGATGGTGTTCGCATTCAATGATGCCGGCGGATGGGTTGTGCTTGGCAATCCGATTGCGAAGCTCTCCCGTGTTCCCGTCGCTCTTGGTAATGAAGACATAGCTCGCCCGGCTGAGATGGGAGGGCGGTTCGCGCAGCGTGCCACGCGGAAGCAGGTGCTCGTTTCCGAACGGTTGCTGGTAATCGATCAACACGATATCTTTGCGACGTCCCGCAAGGCGCCAATATTGGAACCCATCATCCAGGAGTAGGGTGTCGCAACCGAACTTCTCGATGGCGTACCGGCCACTCTTCACCCGGTCCTTGTCCACGAGCACCACCACATCCTTGAGGTTGGAGGCGAGCATGTAAGGTTCGTCTCCGGCTGTCTCGGAATCCAATAGCAACGACTTTCCATCGGAGACGACTCGCGGTGGAGTTCGCTCCTCGCGTAGTAGGAACTTGTTAATCAATCGTTTAGACAAGGGTGGTGGCTTCGAGCGATAGCCACGCGAAAGAATAGCGACCGTGCGGCCTTGGTTCTGGAGCTCGCGGGCAAATTTCTCGACCACCGGGGTTTTTCCTGTGCCCCCCACCGTGAGGTTTCCGATGGCGATGACTTGGATGCCTAGAGTGGAATCGCGGATGATCCGGGTTTCGTACAAGAATCTCCGCAGTTTTACCGCTCCCGCGAAAACGAAGGACAGCGCGAACAGGAGCGCGCGTGCGACGGCCGCACGTTTGCCCGGTCTCTCCTCGAGAATCACCTCCAAGATGAAGGTCTCAAGATTTTCTGTCCAGGTCCGTAAGGTTTCGCGCATGCAGCGGGTTCAGTCTGCCAAGGCGATGGGGCAGGAGGCAAGAAACCCTGCTGGAGTTCCGCTCGACTCGATGCGGGGAGGCGCTTCTCGATCCGACGGGTCCCAGCTGAAGGTGCGTCCTGAAACTCCGGTTCAGCCAGCGTGATGCCCATGAACGGGATAGGACAATCTTCTTAGTCCGAGATTAAGTTATTGAAGTGGAATTGCTCGGCGGGTGGGGGGAATAATTTGCCGCTGTTTGTAGTTTTGGTGAAGAAGGTGGGGCAGTTGGAGTCGGGATGAATCGTTAGGATGAGCCCTATTTATCGAGGTTTTTATCACAAACGCTCCTAGGTAGATTCTTCCAAAAAGGTCTTGCTATTCTTTCCCGATTTTTATACAAATACACCATCACTCTAGATCGACAGGCTCACTCAACTGCGGTAAGGCTGGACGTGATCGGCGATGGCGCGTTTGGTTTTTTGTTGTTGAGAGAGCCGGTTGGATGGTGCAACCGATGGCCCGGTTGCCTGTTCATTCACTAAAATCGTGCACGAACGGTCAGAGACGTAAACAACCAACATCGCCATGAAGTAGAAACCATGAAGAAAATCCTTCATATTAGTATGTTATCGCTGCTGCCTATGGGCTATGCATGGGCAGACTCGGTATCAAACTTAGCGAACGAAAAGTCTACCCTGTGTAAGCCTTTCGTCGTGTCTGAAAGTAATCTGTTCGCTGGTGGGTTCACCACTGGCAACTTTGCAGGCGGATATGTCTTGGATGACGTATTCTTGTCGGTCATCTCGGCCACTTATGCGGCTGGGGCTACCGATGCCAAAGGCAGTGGCACCTTCACCGTTCAAATCTGGGACTCCAACGGATCCGCCCCGGGAACGGTTTTGGAAACACTGACTGGCTTCGGCAAGAAAAAGGACGTAGGCGGTCAGCTCACCACTGGGCTGACAACTTACTCTTCCTCCGGTCTGACCTTGGCTGCCAATACGACGTATTGGATCTCGGCCACGGTTGTGGGCGGGGATGACCTCACGGTCGCTCTCGAGCGCACCGCCAACAAGAGCGAGTATTCCAATCCTCCGGGCTGGAAGATCATCGACCAGAGCTATGTGTTCGAGAATGGAAAGCCCCATATCGACGACACCTGCGTGCCTTACCTGAAGGTAACGGCTGTCCCGGTTCCAGAACCCTCCTCGATCGCCCTCTTGGGTCTGACGGGCGCTGGGCTTCTGTTCCTGGCTCGACGCAAGAGCTAATCAGTACCGCAAGGTTTAAATCAGAGCCGGACCGCAAGGTCCGGCTTTTTTGTTTCTGGCACCGGTTCTCTTTGTGTTTCTGCTTGCCTCCCGTGCGGGGGCATCGAATGGTTAGCCATGGACCAGCCTGATCAACTCCGCGAACTCTTTCGAATGCAGCAAGCGCTCAACCGGCGTATCGGGGTCAACACTGAGGGCATGGACACGGAGGAGAAGACCAAGTGGATTCTCAACTATTGCCGGGCGATGTCGCAAGAGATGGCCGAACTCACCGATAGTGTCCCTTGGAAATGGTGGGCCAAGTATCAGAAGTTCGACGAACAGAATGCGCGTGTCGAAGTGGTGGATCTGTTCCACTTCTTGATCAGCATGGCCCAAGTTCTCGGCATGAGCGCGGACGATGTCTTCCAGGCCTACGTCAAAAAGAACGAGGTCAATTTCAAGCGTCAGGAGACGGGATACACGGAGAAGGATCACGGGGATTCAAAGCACATTTAGACCCGTCATGTCTGGCTCTCGATCTGTCCCGGTTGTCCGATGCGGAACGAAACCGCCTGCGGTTTGGCGTCGGGAGCTTGCCGAAGTGCTGATCAGCAAGGCGCGGATTGCTCGGCGCGTGGCGCACTTGGCCCAGGAGGTGCAACGGGATTTGGGCAAGCAAGAGCTGGTGGTGGTCGCGCTTCTGAACGGCACGGTGCTTTTCCTGGCGGATTTGATCCGTCATCTGTCAGTCCCTATGCGGTTGGATTTCATCGGGGTGTCCAGTTACGGCAATGGCCGCAGCTCCGGGAATCTAACCTTCACCAAGGAGTTGCGTCTGGATGTGAAGGGGCGTCAGGTGCTGTTGGTGGACGATATTTTGGATACCGGCCGAACGCTCGGTGAGGTTCGCCGTCGGCTCCTGAAGCTTCGGCCGGCTAGCCTGAGAATTTGTGTCTTTCTGAGCAAGCCTTCACGAGGTCAGGGGCGGATCGAGGCGGATTATACCGGGTTTCAGATTCCGGATCAGTTTGTGGTTGGGTATGGAATGGACTTCGCCGAGCGGTATCGAAACCTGCCGTTTGTGGGCGTGCTCAAACCGAAGGCACTCCCGGGATCGGCCGTTCGGGCATAGACCCATCCATGGCCATAGATCAGGAGCTTCAGCGATGCGTGTGAACGTCCATTTTTATTCCTACTTCCAGGATTTAACCGGCTGTGCGGTGACGGCGGAAGAGTTGCCGCCAGCCGCTTCGGTCGGCCACCTGTTGGCGCGTCTCGCGGAACGGTTCCCGCGGTTCGGTGAGATGGAGCGCTGCCTGTTGATCGCGGTCGGCGTCGACTACCAGGATCGAAGCTATGTGCTTCAGGAGGGCGACGAGGTGTCGTTTTTTCCGCCGGTTCAGGGTGGTTGATTCGGCTCGTGCACCCGGCGATCCTAACGAAGAACGAAAGTTGCCCATGCATCACGTATTGAGTGTTGGTTGCGAGCCGATCGATGAGCCGAAATTGGTGAGTGAGCGTCGCCTGTCGAAGGCCATGGGGGCAGTGGTCTATTTTTGCGGGGTGGTGCGCGGTTCCGAGGGCGAGGCTGCGATCAGTGGTCTACACTACGAGGCGTTCCAGGCGATGGCTTGCCATCAATTCGAGCTGCTATTCGCTGAGGTCGAGACCCGCTGGCCGGTTGAGTCTATCCGCTTGGTTCATCGGATTGGGCCGGTTCAGGTAGGGGAAGCGTCTTTGTGGGTGGAAGTGATCGCCCCCCACCGGGGAGAAGCCTTCGCCGCCTGCCAATATCTCATCGACGAGATGAAGAAGCGGGTTCCGATCTGGAAGAAGCCCCTTCCGATTTGAGCATCGATTTACATTGCCCGCGCAGCCCCAGCTGGCAAAAGATTCTCCCCACAATTGCTTTTCAACATTAGCGCATGACGCATGAACACTGTTACCTCGCTCCGAACCATCACTAAGAACACCAAGAGCCTCGTTGAGGCCACCCTGGCGGAAACCGGCGGGCTCTTGCGCCTGGCTCCATGCTGGGTGCCCCGATCCTTTCTCCAACCCGGCAAACGCCTCAAGCTGCATCCCGATGATCTGTACGCCTTCGGCTTGAACCGGGGCGGCATCGACGAGCGCTGGTTTGCTTCGACCACTCCGGCGGCGAACGAGAATCGGACTCCCGATGAGGGCTTCAGCTATTGCGTCGTGGGCAATCAGCGGTTCACCCTGGCCAAGGCGGTGGAGGATTGCGGCGCTACCTTGATCGGCAGCCGGCTGTGGAAGAAATACGGCAAATGGCCGGTCTACTCAAAGTTCTTCGACAACATGGGGCCGATCCCTCATCACATGCACCAGTCGCAGAAGCAAGCCGCTCTCGTAGGCCAAGAGGGAAAGCCGGAATCCTATTATTTCCCGCCTCAGCACAACAACGTCGGGAACAATTTCCCCTACACATTCATGGGCCTGGAGCCCGGTACCACCAAGGCTCAGGTCAAGAAGTGTCTGGAAAACTGGAACCGGGGCGACAATGGCATCCTGGATCTCTCCCGTGCCTACCGATTGAAGCCGGGGAGCGGGTGGCTCATTGGGCCTGGGATTCTGCATGCGCCCGGCAGCCTGTGCACGTACGAGCCGCAATGGGGCAGCGATGTGTTCGGAATGTATCAAAGCCTTGTCGAGGGACGGGAAGTCCCATGGAGCCTGCTGGTCAAGGACATGCCCAAGAGCAAGCACAAGGATCTCGACTTCATCGTGGACCAATTGGACTGGGACGCGAACGTGGATACCAAGTTCAAGGACAACCACTATCTGGAGCCCGTGCCGGTGGCGGACACTCGCAGCGAAGGATTCGTCGATCGCTGGATCGTGTATGGCAACATCAACGACGAGCAGTTCTTTACTGCCAAGGAATTGACGGTCGAACCGGGAACCAAGTGCACGATTACGGACAAGGGCGCCTATGGCTTGATTACTGTGCAAGGCAAGGGGCGCATGAACCGCCTCGCCTTGGACTGCCCGAAATTGATTCGATTCCACGAACTTACGGAGGACGAGGTGTTCTGCACTGAGGAAGCTGCCAAGGCAGGCGTGACGTTCGAGAATACCTCGGACGTCGAGCCCTTGGTCGTGTTGCGTTACTTCGGACCGGATGTCAATCCGGATGCCCCGAAGGTGGGCGCCTACCGCAAGAACAAGTTCTAAAGCCCTGCCGTGGCCGAGCGAGTCAGCGCGGGCTTGGTGATGTATCGCTTTCGCCGGGGTGAGTTGCAGGTTTTCCTCGCTCATCCCGGCGGACCCCGTTTCGCCTTGCGGGATCATGGTTACTGGACGATCCCGAAAGGGGAAGTGGAGCGGGGCGAGCCGCTTCAGGAGACCGCCATCCGAGAATTCCGCGAGGAGGTGGGGCTGGAGCCGCGGGCTACTACCCGTTTCATTGACTTGGGCTGGATTCGGCAGAAAGGCGGAAAAATCGTCCATGCTTGGGGGTTTGACGGCGACTGGGATGAGCGTCAGCCGGTGGTTAGCAATACGTTTGAGATGGAGTGGCCACCGGGGTCGGGAGTGAATCAAGTGTTTCCTGAGGTGGATCGTGCGGCTTTCTTTCCGCTTTCCGAAGCCCGGGTGCGAATCAAACCGACGCAGATACCCTTGATCGATCGCTTGGAAACGGCACTTAAACCTTCCTGAGGATGAAAACGGCAACCAAGGTCTCTTTGACCAGTCTCGTCAACCATTGCAACAGGTTGCTGAACACCGCCGGGTGCCAGGACTGGGAGGGAGCTGTGAATGGGCTGCACGTGGAGAACCGGGGCGGCGTGACTCGCATTGCGGCGGCGGTGGATGCCACGTTGGCGACGGTTCGACTGGCGCGGCAGGCCGGTGCGGATCTGATGGTGGTCCATCACGGCCTGTTCTGGTCACCTTCCCACCCTTGGACCGGTAAGCGCTATGAGTTGCTGCAGGAGCTTCTAGCGGGAGACCTGGCCGTCTATAGCTCCCATCTCCCCTTGGATGCGCATCCCAAGTTGGGAAATAATGCGGGACTCTGTCGAGCGCTGAAGCTGCCTGGCTGGAAGCCATTCTTCTTCGAGAAGGGCCAAAATATTGGCGCGCTGGCGGTCGCCAATCTTAGCCGTGCGGAATTGGCCAACAGGCTGAAGTCGGTGTTGGGGGAGGCCCCTAAGTTGCTGCCGGGGGGCGGCGACCGATGCCGTCGCATCGGCATTGTGACCGGCGGGGCAGGCGCGGAGCTCAAGAAGGCCGCTCAGGCGGGGGTGGACACTTTCATCACCGGCGAAGGCCCCCACTGGACCTATGCTCTGGCCGAGGAATTTGGGTTGAATGTGTTCTACGGCGGCCACTACGCCACGGAGACCTTCGGGGTCAAAGCCCTCGCCGCCTACTTATCCCGGCGATATCGAGTCCCCTGGACCTTTATCGACCATCCCACGGGTCTCTGATCTCGGGGTGACGCCAGTGCTGCCCTACCCCGACACCCTCCCAGGACGTATTTGTCGTAGGCTCCGTTGAGGAGACCACTAGTTTGCGCCGCTGACGGCTGCCGGTTCCTTCGCCTTGGGCTTGGGCTCCTTCGGTGTGCTGACGGGATCCAGCGGGGGAACCGCGATATCATAATAGCCAATGAACATCTCGTCGGTCGTCTGCTCGCCGAAAACCACCCATTGCTTGGGATCGGGATTGGCCGGGT
Proteins encoded in this region:
- the hpt gene encoding hypoxanthine phosphoribosyltransferase, with the translated sequence MLISKARIARRVAHLAQEVQRDLGKQELVVVALLNGTVLFLADLIRHLSVPMRLDFIGVSSYGNGRSSGNLTFTKELRLDVKGRQVLLVDDILDTGRTLGEVRRRLLKLRPASLRICVFLSKPSRGQGRIEADYTGFQIPDQFVVGYGMDFAERYRNLPFVGVLKPKALPGSAVRA
- a CDS encoding dUTPase encodes the protein MDQPDQLRELFRMQQALNRRIGVNTEGMDTEEKTKWILNYCRAMSQEMAELTDSVPWKWWAKYQKFDEQNARVEVVDLFHFLISMAQVLGMSADDVFQAYVKKNEVNFKRQETGYTEKDHGDSKHI
- a CDS encoding molybdenum cofactor biosynthesis protein MoaE, translated to MHHVLSVGCEPIDEPKLVSERRLSKAMGAVVYFCGVVRGSEGEAAISGLHYEAFQAMACHQFELLFAEVETRWPVESIRLVHRIGPVQVGEASLWVEVIAPHRGEAFAACQYLIDEMKKRVPIWKKPLPI
- a CDS encoding MoaD/ThiS family protein, with amino-acid sequence MRVNVHFYSYFQDLTGCAVTAEELPPAASVGHLLARLAERFPRFGEMERCLLIAVGVDYQDRSYVLQEGDEVSFFPPVQGG
- the lpxK gene encoding tetraacyldisaccharide 4'-kinase, with the protein product MRETLRTWTENLETFILEVILEERPGKRAAVARALLFALSFVFAGAVKLRRFLYETRIIRDSTLGIQVIAIGNLTVGGTGKTPVVEKFARELQNQGRTVAILSRGYRSKPPPLSKRLINKFLLREERTPPRVVSDGKSLLLDSETAGDEPYMLASNLKDVVVLVDKDRVKSGRYAIEKFGCDTLLLDDGFQYWRLAGRRKDIVLIDYQQPFGNEHLLPRGTLREPPSHLSRASYVFITKSDGNTGELRNRIAKHNPSAGIIECEHHPLYFEDVFTGEQHGLDLIKGLKVASLSGIAQPHSFEKSLSRLGGELVYSKRFADHHRFTQQEILNAINRSKKRQAAAIITTQKDAVRFPKVDRRDLPIYFMRVEIKILKGAKDFNECVRQICFR
- a CDS encoding Nif3-like dinuclear metal center hexameric protein, with translation MKTATKVSLTSLVNHCNRLLNTAGCQDWEGAVNGLHVENRGGVTRIAAAVDATLATVRLARQAGADLMVVHHGLFWSPSHPWTGKRYELLQELLAGDLAVYSSHLPLDAHPKLGNNAGLCRALKLPGWKPFFFEKGQNIGALAVANLSRAELANRLKSVLGEAPKLLPGGGDRCRRIGIVTGGAGAELKKAAQAGVDTFITGEGPHWTYALAEEFGLNVFYGGHYATETFGVKALAAYLSRRYRVPWTFIDHPTGL
- a CDS encoding NUDIX domain-containing protein, encoding MYRFRRGELQVFLAHPGGPRFALRDHGYWTIPKGEVERGEPLQETAIREFREEVGLEPRATTRFIDLGWIRQKGGKIVHAWGFDGDWDERQPVVSNTFEMEWPPGSGVNQVFPEVDRAAFFPLSEARVRIKPTQIPLIDRLETALKPS
- a CDS encoding PEP-CTERM sorting domain-containing protein, which gives rise to MSESNLFAGGFTTGNFAGGYVLDDVFLSVISATYAAGATDAKGSGTFTVQIWDSNGSAPGTVLETLTGFGKKKDVGGQLTTGLTTYSSSGLTLAANTTYWISATVVGGDDLTVALERTANKSEYSNPPGWKIIDQSYVFENGKPHIDDTCVPYLKVTAVPVPEPSSIALLGLTGAGLLFLARRKS